Proteins from one Desulfonatronum sp. SC1 genomic window:
- the fliP gene encoding flagellar type III secretion system pore protein FliP (The bacterial flagellar biogenesis protein FliP forms a type III secretion system (T3SS)-type pore required for flagellar assembly.) produces the protein MTLNKPIFPNIWSNPGPKAVSLGFLALILLPILSSFAAAQTGVPSLNLTLSGGATEPDNVSIALEILFLLTVLSVAPAIMLTATCFTRIVIVFSFIRQAMGTQQMPPNQVLASLAIFLTFVIMMPIGKEINDTALQPYLAEDIGFQEALTRAEQPMRAFFFKHTREKDLSLFYSITQMDRPSNRDEVPTIILVPAFMISELKTAFQMGFLIYIPFLILDMVVASILLSMGMMMLPPVMISLPFKLLLFVMVDGWNLLIFSLVNGFA, from the coding sequence ATGACACTGAACAAGCCAATTTTTCCAAACATCTGGAGCAATCCAGGGCCAAAGGCGGTTAGTCTCGGCTTCTTAGCCCTGATTCTTCTCCCCATCCTGTCCAGCTTCGCCGCCGCGCAGACAGGGGTTCCGTCCCTGAATCTGACCTTGAGCGGCGGGGCCACCGAGCCGGACAACGTTTCCATTGCCCTGGAAATCCTTTTTCTGCTCACCGTCCTCTCCGTGGCCCCGGCCATCATGCTCACGGCCACCTGCTTCACCCGCATCGTCATCGTCTTCTCCTTCATCCGTCAGGCCATGGGCACCCAGCAGATGCCGCCCAACCAGGTCCTGGCCAGTCTGGCCATTTTTTTGACGTTCGTGATCATGATGCCCATCGGCAAGGAGATCAACGACACGGCGCTCCAGCCTTATTTGGCCGAAGATATCGGCTTTCAAGAAGCTTTGACCCGGGCCGAACAACCCATGCGGGCCTTTTTCTTCAAGCACACTCGGGAAAAAGACCTTTCGCTGTTCTACTCCATCACTCAAATGGATCGCCCGTCCAACAGGGACGAAGTGCCGACCATCATCCTGGTGCCCGCCTTCATGATCAGCGAGTTGAAAACCGCTTTCCAAATGGGCTTCTTGATCTACATTCCGTTCCTGATTCTGGACATGGTCGTGGCCAGCATCCTGCTCTCCATGGGCATGATGATGTTACCCCCGGTGATGATCTCCCTGCCGTTCAAGTTGCTGCTGTTCGTGATGGTGGACGGCTGGAATCTATTGATTTTCTCGCTGGTGAACGGCTTTGCCTGA
- the fliO gene encoding flagellar biosynthetic protein FliO, producing MTTPTWDFGFAALKMVGGLFLVLALLFVLLYLLKRYGHKAGLTRHLPADLKLVGQMALGSRKSVVVVRYLNKDMVLGVTDSSITLLTETHHDTEQANFSKHLEQSRAKGG from the coding sequence ATGACGACGCCGACCTGGGACTTCGGCTTCGCGGCGCTGAAAATGGTCGGTGGTTTGTTCCTGGTGCTGGCCTTGCTGTTCGTGTTGCTTTACCTGCTCAAGCGGTATGGGCACAAGGCCGGATTGACCCGTCATCTCCCCGCTGATCTCAAGCTGGTGGGCCAGATGGCCCTGGGGTCGCGCAAGAGTGTGGTTGTGGTCCGGTATTTGAATAAGGACATGGTGCTGGGAGTGACGGATTCCTCCATAACGCTGCTCACGGAGACGCACCATGACACTGAACAAGCCAATTTTTCCAAACATCTGGAGCAATCCAGGGCCAAAGGCGGTTAG
- the fliN gene encoding flagellar motor switch protein FliN — protein sequence MSDESMDQDKLAEEWAKALEEMDEGGEPEDPFEAATKAAAQTEKMSDGQEDMADEWAKALAMEEETQLKKEKQQKSFAAKTEEPKFKDLASDAKTPKEKTKRDLDFILDIPLDVSAELGRTKLLINELLQLGQGSVVELNKLAGEPLEIFVNGKLVARGEAVVINEKFGVRLTDIISPIERVKQLA from the coding sequence ATGAGCGACGAGTCAATGGACCAGGATAAACTGGCGGAAGAGTGGGCCAAGGCCCTGGAAGAAATGGACGAGGGCGGAGAGCCTGAGGATCCCTTCGAGGCGGCCACCAAAGCCGCCGCCCAGACCGAAAAAATGAGCGACGGTCAGGAGGATATGGCGGACGAATGGGCCAAGGCCCTGGCCATGGAAGAAGAGACCCAGTTGAAGAAGGAGAAACAGCAAAAATCCTTCGCCGCCAAAACCGAGGAGCCCAAGTTCAAAGATTTGGCTTCCGACGCCAAGACCCCCAAGGAGAAGACCAAACGAGACTTGGACTTCATCCTGGACATCCCGCTGGATGTTTCCGCCGAACTGGGACGGACCAAGCTGTTGATCAACGAGTTGCTCCAACTCGGGCAAGGATCTGTGGTGGAGTTGAACAAGTTGGCCGGAGAACCATTGGAAATCTTCGTCAACGGCAAGCTGGTGGCCCGGGGAGAGGCAGTGGTGATCAACGAAAAGTTCGGGGTGCGCCTTACGGACATCATCAGCCCCATTGAGAGGGTCAAACAACTTGCCTGA
- the fliM gene encoding flagellar motor switch protein FliM: MNKILSQDEVDSLLRGLTGGEIETESADAGDDSGVITFDLSNQDRIIRGRMPVLEIVNDRFARLASNALANMMRKKVDVNPVSIDMSKFGDFMRSLPVPTSINIFKIEPLRGNAILVVDTRLVFALVENFFGGQGSQPKIEGRDFTPIEQSVIERVVKLFLFAMEQAWTPVHDVRVELQRMEINPQFASIVPPSDVVVVISMEVELENAIGSLVFCLPYSTIEPIRSKLYASFQSERLEVDHAWLSRFKERLLEIPVEMVVPLGRTSITGRQLLNLDIGDILLLDTDTDQPLEVKIHGVDKFYCLPGFVKANRAFQVVKEAEVRY, encoded by the coding sequence ATGAATAAAATTTTGTCCCAGGATGAAGTCGATTCTCTATTGCGGGGGCTGACCGGCGGAGAGATCGAGACCGAATCCGCGGATGCGGGCGATGACTCGGGAGTTATCACCTTTGATCTTTCCAATCAGGACCGGATCATCCGTGGGCGCATGCCGGTGCTGGAGATCGTCAACGATCGCTTCGCCCGCTTGGCTTCCAACGCCTTGGCCAACATGATGCGCAAGAAGGTCGACGTCAACCCGGTGTCCATCGACATGTCCAAATTCGGGGACTTCATGCGTTCCCTGCCCGTTCCTACGAGCATCAATATATTCAAGATCGAGCCCTTGCGTGGCAATGCCATTCTGGTCGTGGACACCAGGTTGGTATTCGCTTTGGTGGAGAATTTTTTCGGTGGTCAAGGCTCTCAGCCGAAAATCGAAGGCCGAGACTTTACTCCCATTGAGCAGTCGGTGATCGAGCGGGTGGTCAAGCTTTTTCTCTTCGCCATGGAGCAGGCCTGGACCCCGGTGCATGATGTGCGCGTCGAGCTTCAACGCATGGAGATCAACCCTCAGTTCGCCAGCATCGTACCGCCCAGCGACGTGGTCGTCGTGATTTCCATGGAGGTGGAATTGGAAAACGCCATCGGCTCCCTGGTGTTTTGTCTGCCGTACTCGACCATCGAGCCGATCCGCTCGAAGCTTTATGCTTCTTTTCAGTCCGAGCGACTGGAAGTGGACCATGCCTGGCTTTCCCGGTTCAAGGAGCGCTTGTTGGAAATTCCGGTGGAAATGGTGGTTCCATTGGGCCGGACCTCCATTACCGGACGTCAGTTGTTGAATCTGGACATTGGCGACATTCTGCTCTTGGATACGGACACGGACCAACCTCTGGAAGTGAAAATTCACGGCGTGGACAAGTTTTATTGCTTGCCCGGCTTCGTCAAGGCGAACAGGGCGTTTCAGGTGGTCAAGGAAGCGGAAGTTCGGTACTGA
- the fliL gene encoding flagellar basal body-associated protein FliL, with the protein MAKKEATPVEEDGKKGGKVKWVILLLVLLLLAGGGGAAYWFLMGPGAASEEDALGLEGDQADRQKPKAEFVPEIVTLEPFVVNLADPLGRRFLRMTLDVEVLNRAVIADVQRNNSRIRDAVILLLAGKSFADLASMEGKITLKNQIVERLNQIVGGGRVTNVYFTEFVVQ; encoded by the coding sequence ATGGCGAAAAAAGAAGCGACTCCGGTGGAAGAGGACGGGAAGAAGGGAGGAAAGGTGAAGTGGGTCATATTGCTGCTGGTCTTATTGCTCTTGGCCGGCGGCGGAGGCGCGGCATACTGGTTCTTGATGGGACCTGGGGCCGCGTCCGAGGAAGACGCCTTGGGGCTGGAAGGTGACCAGGCCGACCGTCAGAAGCCAAAGGCGGAGTTCGTCCCGGAGATCGTGACCTTGGAGCCGTTCGTGGTCAATCTGGCCGATCCTTTGGGGAGACGATTCCTGCGCATGACCCTGGACGTGGAAGTGCTGAACAGGGCCGTGATCGCCGACGTGCAGCGCAATAACTCCCGGATCCGTGACGCCGTGATTCTCCTGTTGGCCGGCAAATCTTTCGCCGATCTGGCCAGCATGGAGGGCAAGATCACCTTGAAAAACCAGATAGTGGAACGGCTGAATCAGATCGTGGGGGGCGGCAGAGTGACCAACGTGTATTTTACGGAGTTCGTGGTCCAGTAA
- a CDS encoding flagellar motor protein MotB codes for MAKKRKKGGGAKVDPMGWLITFSDLITLLLTFFVLLLSMSSMDRQVVIDASTFFRGDMGVVSRQTAGRIPTRVEEVIKLLERPWEFRDNEQRIRDLLFPDDVLPREVPRSTLDENLKLLERPDGVAILLTDELLFPLGGHELKDPARRLLEVLAPLVLYVPNVVNVSGHTDSLVGRTMDNDTLSALRAMAVLEVLLSSGIPDAKMSVSAYAESMPVGDNRTPEGRALNRRVEILFKNAL; via the coding sequence ATGGCCAAAAAAAGGAAAAAGGGCGGCGGAGCCAAAGTCGACCCCATGGGCTGGTTGATCACGTTTTCCGATCTGATCACCTTGCTCTTGACCTTTTTCGTCCTGCTGCTCAGCATGTCCTCCATGGACCGGCAGGTGGTCATCGATGCCTCGACCTTTTTCAGGGGGGATATGGGCGTGGTTTCCAGGCAGACGGCCGGGCGCATTCCCACCAGGGTGGAAGAGGTGATCAAGCTTTTGGAGCGTCCCTGGGAGTTCCGGGACAATGAACAACGCATCCGGGACCTGCTTTTTCCGGACGATGTCCTGCCGCGGGAGGTTCCGAGGTCAACGCTGGATGAGAACCTGAAGCTTTTGGAACGTCCCGATGGTGTGGCCATTTTGCTCACGGACGAACTGCTTTTCCCCCTGGGGGGCCATGAGCTGAAAGATCCGGCCAGGAGACTTTTGGAGGTGCTGGCCCCATTGGTTCTCTACGTGCCCAATGTGGTCAATGTTTCCGGGCATACGGACAGTTTGGTGGGCAGGACCATGGACAACGATACCCTGTCCGCCCTGCGGGCCATGGCCGTGCTGGAAGTGCTCCTGTCCTCCGGGATTCCGGACGCCAAAATGTCCGTTTCCGCCTATGCCGAGAGCATGCCGGTGGGAGACAACCGGACCCCGGAAGGACGAGCCTTGAATCGCCGGGTGGAAATTCTTTTCAAGAACGCATTGTAA
- a CDS encoding flagellar motor protein MotB, translated as MGKKREKKQAAPQTPGWLLTFTGLMILIMAFFVYLVTNASLMDERRIRLALGSLLGTFGMTQAKPDVLGTQESLEAVHPGPIPPDRDLAALKELLWDDIEEDLQFVSNRFVQIFSVNTTVLFAPGKTELSPEGRAFLRQVVPVLRVVEAPVQVAGHASVLRDEFEAVYHASMPDEIPDPSWALSLFRAMSVYRFLLEQGVPVENLRMEGLGRFKPRESPLTPQGRRANRRVDFILDRRNETWMPRLARPEAVTTPEEYIFRDFIFRFPDAPGNDSFRP; from the coding sequence ATGGGCAAGAAGCGGGAAAAAAAGCAGGCTGCTCCGCAAACTCCCGGCTGGTTGCTGACCTTCACGGGCTTGATGATCCTGATCATGGCGTTTTTCGTCTACCTGGTGACCAACGCCTCCTTGATGGATGAACGCAGGATTCGGCTGGCTCTCGGCTCATTGCTGGGGACCTTCGGAATGACGCAGGCCAAGCCGGACGTCCTGGGCACCCAGGAAAGCTTGGAAGCTGTTCATCCTGGGCCGATTCCTCCGGACCGGGATCTGGCCGCGCTCAAGGAACTGCTCTGGGACGACATCGAGGAGGACTTGCAATTCGTCAGCAACCGGTTCGTGCAGATTTTCAGCGTGAACACGACGGTCTTGTTCGCCCCCGGAAAAACCGAGCTGTCGCCGGAGGGCAGAGCGTTTTTACGACAGGTGGTTCCGGTTTTGCGCGTGGTCGAGGCACCGGTGCAGGTGGCCGGGCACGCCTCGGTGTTGCGGGATGAGTTCGAGGCGGTCTACCATGCTTCGATGCCGGACGAGATTCCGGATCCCTCCTGGGCCTTGTCCCTGTTCAGGGCGATGAGCGTGTACCGCTTTCTCCTGGAGCAGGGGGTTCCCGTGGAAAACTTGCGCATGGAAGGCCTGGGGCGGTTTAAGCCTCGAGAAAGTCCACTAACGCCGCAAGGACGTCGTGCCAACAGAAGGGTGGACTTTATCCTGGACCGACGCAACGAAACCTGGATGCCGCGGCTTGCCCGGCCGGAGGCGGTTACCACGCCGGAGGAGTATATTTTTAGAGACTTCATCTTCCGGTTTCCGGATGCACCGGGTAATGATTCCTTTCGCCCTTAG
- a CDS encoding motility protein A, translating into MDLATIIGVVLSFGLVISAIMMGSSLFVFVSIPSALIVLGGTIGATLVHYPLGHILGVVGVVRNCFFNQLPKPGDTIGQFLDYANRARKEGILSLEPLLKEIDDAYLRKAMQLTVDGVEPQMIQDIMETEIAYLQERHETGSDMFAAMGMYAPALGMIGTVIGLVQMLQSMDDPSAIGPAMAVALITTFYGAVLANLVFNPLSGKLKTRSKEEVLLRELALEGILSISRGENPRIIEEKLNGFLPPKMRSQTD; encoded by the coding sequence ATGGATCTGGCGACGATCATCGGGGTAGTGCTTTCTTTTGGGCTGGTCATTTCCGCGATCATGATGGGCAGCAGCCTGTTCGTGTTCGTGTCCATACCTTCGGCCTTGATCGTACTCGGCGGGACCATCGGGGCGACCCTGGTCCACTACCCGCTGGGACATATTCTCGGCGTGGTCGGCGTGGTCAGGAACTGTTTCTTCAACCAACTGCCCAAGCCCGGCGATACCATCGGCCAGTTTCTGGACTACGCCAACCGGGCGCGCAAGGAGGGGATTCTTTCCCTGGAGCCCCTGCTCAAGGAGATCGACGACGCTTATCTGCGCAAGGCCATGCAGCTCACGGTGGACGGGGTGGAGCCGCAGATGATTCAGGACATCATGGAAACGGAAATCGCCTACCTGCAGGAACGCCATGAGACCGGGTCGGACATGTTCGCGGCCATGGGCATGTATGCGCCGGCTTTGGGGATGATCGGCACGGTCATCGGGCTGGTTCAAATGCTGCAAAGTATGGACGACCCCTCGGCCATCGGGCCGGCCATGGCCGTAGCCTTGATAACCACGTTCTACGGCGCGGTTTTGGCCAACCTGGTTTTCAACCCTCTTTCCGGCAAATTGAAAACCCGCAGCAAGGAAGAAGTGCTGCTCCGGGAATTGGCCCTGGAGGGCATTTTGTCCATTTCCAGGGGGGAAAACCCCAGAATCATTGAAGAAAAGTTGAACGGTTTTCTGCCTCCTAAAATGCGCAGCCAGACGGACTGA
- a CDS encoding YggS family pyridoxal phosphate-dependent enzyme: protein MSVTTEVDAHDGEGLAADLSERYARTRQLVAELAVRHGRRPEEVRIVAVSKYQPATAVTNLAGAGQRDFGESYVQEALAKQRVIRRPDLRWHFLGRLQRNKAKYLPGNFMLFHGLDNAALALDLHERLQVKSQMLDVLIQVNLGDEPQKGGVTPGGLPALAEHVGGLSGLALRGLMALPPFELDLAHKQRLFGELRRLRDAVQRQTGLWLPELSMGTTDDFPQAIAEGATMVRIGTRIFGDRPERVSP from the coding sequence ATGAGTGTGACGACGGAAGTGGATGCCCATGACGGCGAGGGGCTTGCCGCGGATTTGAGTGAGCGGTATGCGCGAACCCGGCAATTGGTCGCCGAACTCGCCGTGCGCCATGGTCGGAGACCGGAGGAGGTTCGGATCGTCGCCGTGTCCAAGTATCAGCCCGCGACGGCGGTGACGAACCTGGCCGGAGCGGGACAGCGCGACTTCGGTGAAAGCTACGTCCAGGAGGCACTGGCCAAGCAGCGGGTAATTCGTCGTCCGGACCTGCGATGGCACTTTTTAGGGAGATTGCAACGCAATAAGGCCAAATACCTGCCCGGAAACTTTATGCTGTTTCATGGTCTCGACAATGCGGCGTTGGCTTTGGATTTGCATGAAAGACTCCAAGTAAAAAGTCAAATGCTGGATGTCCTCATCCAGGTGAACCTTGGAGACGAGCCGCAAAAAGGCGGAGTAACTCCGGGAGGGCTTCCGGCTTTGGCGGAGCATGTCGGCGGATTGTCCGGGTTGGCCTTGCGCGGGTTGATGGCGTTGCCGCCCTTTGAATTGGATTTGGCGCACAAGCAGCGTCTTTTCGGTGAGCTTCGGAGGTTGCGGGACGCCGTTCAGAGGCAAACCGGGCTGTGGTTGCCGGAGCTTTCCATGGGCACGACGGATGACTTTCCCCAGGCCATTGCCGAAGGGGCGACCATGGTGCGGATCGGGACGCGGATTTTCGGCGATCGCCCGGAGCGGGTTTCGCCGTGA